A stretch of the Haloplanus aerogenes genome encodes the following:
- the cysK gene encoding cysteine synthase A, with product MSETIQRNVVDSVEGLIGETPLLRLDGFADGLLGKVEAANPYSVKDRIAQAMIDAAEASGELPPGGTVVESTSGNTGIGLATVAAARGYDCVLTMPESMSVERRTMLAALGAELELTPAEEGMGGANRRAAELADADDAVLVGQFENEANPRAHRETTGPEIWRATGGDVDAVVAGVGTGGTITGVGEFFADRGADVRLVAVEPAESPTISEQCADGHDIQGIGPGFLPEVLRTDLLDEVRAVTGDAARDAARRLGREEGLLVGISSGAALAAATEYATEHPEETTVVVLPDSGERYLSTDLFDAE from the coding sequence ATGAGCGAGACGATCCAGCGGAACGTCGTCGACTCAGTGGAGGGACTGATCGGCGAGACGCCGCTGCTCCGGCTGGACGGCTTCGCCGATGGCCTCCTCGGGAAGGTAGAGGCGGCGAACCCGTACTCGGTGAAAGACCGGATCGCACAGGCGATGATCGACGCCGCCGAGGCGTCGGGCGAGTTGCCGCCGGGCGGAACGGTCGTCGAGTCGACCAGCGGGAACACGGGCATCGGGCTGGCGACGGTGGCGGCCGCCCGCGGCTACGACTGCGTCCTGACGATGCCCGAGTCCATGTCCGTCGAACGCCGGACGATGCTCGCCGCCCTCGGCGCCGAACTCGAACTGACGCCGGCCGAGGAGGGGATGGGCGGCGCGAACCGGCGGGCGGCGGAGTTGGCCGACGCCGACGACGCCGTCCTCGTCGGGCAGTTCGAGAACGAGGCGAACCCGCGCGCCCACCGGGAGACGACCGGGCCGGAAATCTGGCGGGCGACGGGCGGCGACGTGGACGCCGTCGTCGCTGGGGTGGGAACCGGCGGAACCATCACCGGCGTCGGGGAGTTCTTCGCGGACCGGGGCGCGGACGTGCGGCTGGTCGCCGTCGAACCCGCAGAGTCGCCGACCATCTCCGAACAGTGCGCGGACGGGCACGACATCCAGGGAATCGGCCCGGGCTTTCTCCCCGAAGTGTTGCGCACCGACCTGCTCGACGAGGTGCGAGCGGTCACGGGCGACGCGGCGCGCGACGCCGCCCGACGACTGGGTCGAGAGGAAGGCTTGCTCGTCGGCATCTCCTCGGGGGCGGCGCTGGCGGCGGCGACCGAGTACGCGACGGAACACCCGGAGGAGACGACGGTGGTCGTCCTCCCCGATAGCGGCGAGCGCTACCTCTCGACGGACCTGTTCGACGCGGAGTAG
- a CDS encoding PIN domain-containing protein, with protein MPRALLDTTVLFAAAYRRDEAHDEALAILTGIDTADLPEAVILDYVLAETLNGLTTHAGHAAAVDFLDRIEENARFHIDALTADEFATAKALFRQHEQFSFVDAAIVAYMQAEGLGYLYAFDDDFDAATDVYRLDTATDPYQPE; from the coding sequence ATGCCGCGAGCACTCCTCGATACGACCGTTCTCTTCGCCGCTGCGTACCGTCGTGACGAGGCACACGACGAGGCCCTCGCCATCCTCACGGGCATCGATACCGCCGACCTTCCGGAGGCAGTGATTCTCGACTACGTGCTCGCAGAAACGCTGAACGGACTGACAACCCACGCCGGACACGCGGCTGCCGTCGACTTTCTCGACCGAATAGAGGAGAACGCGCGCTTCCACATCGACGCCCTGACCGCGGACGAGTTCGCGACGGCGAAAGCGCTCTTCCGACAGCACGAGCAGTTCTCGTTCGTCGACGCCGCTATCGTGGCGTATATGCAAGCGGAGGGGCTCGGCTACCTCTACGCGTTCGACGACGACTTCGACGCCGCCACGGATGTCTACCGCCTCGACACGGCGACCGATCCCTATCAGCCGGAGTGA
- a CDS encoding ammonium transporter: MLTPLQIDPSALASGVNNVWVLTVTFLIFFMHAGFAMLEAGQVRSKNVANQLTKNMLTWSVGVIVYFLVGAGVSSIVGGNADPFGYIAGGSDAWIGWLFGAVFAMTAATIVSGAVAGRAKLRAYVTYTILLSAVIYPVVTGLTWAGGFLTTIGPGFQDFAGGMIVHGMGGIAGLTAAWVLGPRMDRYNEDGSVNIIPGHSLTFAVLGTLILCFGWYGFNVGTAASVFVVEEGSVALGAFADTVGRVALTTTLGMAAGAIGAGTAALGKTGKVDTLYVANGMLAGLVGITSNTNAITWVGALVIGGLAGAQLPIVFEFVEKRLKIDDVCAVFPVHGSAGVLGAILFPLFAIPGYSVSFVGQIAGVAVIAGWTIVATALVFGVLKMLGQARVDPEHEREGLDVAEHGVNTYPEFGEPDVMADGGDNQIIRTDGGERDIKMVVAMLRPEKLGDVKQAIAEVGAPSITVTNVSGRGSQPAKKGQWRGEEYTVDLHQKVKIECVVADVPAEDVADAIRESANTGEPGDGKIFIMPVDDAIQVRTGKTGPDAV, from the coding sequence ATGCTGACGCCGCTCCAGATCGACCCGTCGGCGCTCGCCTCGGGCGTCAACAACGTCTGGGTCCTGACGGTCACCTTCCTGATCTTCTTCATGCACGCCGGCTTCGCCATGCTCGAGGCGGGGCAGGTACGCTCGAAGAACGTGGCGAACCAGCTGACGAAGAACATGCTGACCTGGAGCGTGGGCGTCATCGTCTACTTCCTGGTCGGTGCGGGCGTCTCCAGCATCGTCGGCGGCAACGCCGATCCGTTCGGCTACATCGCCGGCGGCTCCGACGCGTGGATCGGCTGGCTCTTCGGTGCGGTGTTCGCCATGACGGCGGCGACCATCGTCAGCGGGGCCGTGGCGGGACGCGCGAAACTCCGCGCGTACGTCACGTACACCATTCTCCTGTCGGCGGTCATCTACCCGGTCGTCACCGGTCTCACCTGGGCCGGCGGCTTCCTGACCACTATCGGACCGGGCTTCCAAGACTTCGCGGGCGGCATGATCGTTCACGGCATGGGCGGCATCGCCGGCCTCACGGCCGCGTGGGTGCTCGGCCCCCGGATGGACCGCTACAACGAGGACGGCTCGGTGAACATCATCCCCGGTCACTCGCTCACCTTCGCGGTGCTGGGGACGCTCATCCTCTGTTTCGGCTGGTACGGCTTCAACGTCGGCACGGCGGCCTCGGTGTTCGTCGTCGAGGAGGGCTCCGTCGCCCTCGGCGCCTTCGCCGACACGGTCGGCCGCGTCGCGCTGACGACCACCCTCGGCATGGCCGCAGGCGCCATCGGCGCCGGCACCGCCGCCCTGGGCAAGACCGGTAAGGTCGACACGCTGTACGTCGCGAACGGGATGCTCGCCGGCCTCGTCGGCATCACGAGCAACACCAACGCGATCACGTGGGTCGGTGCCCTCGTGATCGGCGGCCTCGCCGGCGCGCAGCTCCCCATCGTCTTCGAGTTCGTCGAGAAGCGCCTCAAGATCGACGACGTGTGTGCGGTGTTCCCGGTCCACGGCTCCGCCGGCGTGCTCGGTGCGATCCTCTTCCCGCTCTTTGCCATCCCCGGCTACTCGGTCAGCTTCGTCGGCCAGATCGCCGGCGTCGCGGTCATCGCCGGCTGGACCATCGTCGCGACGGCGCTGGTGTTCGGCGTCCTCAAGATGCTGGGTCAGGCTCGTGTCGACCCCGAACACGAGCGTGAAGGTCTCGACGTGGCCGAACACGGTGTCAACACCTACCCCGAATTCGGCGAACCCGACGTGATGGCAGACGGCGGCGACAACCAGATCATCCGCACGGACGGCGGCGAGCGCGACATCAAGATGGTCGTCGCCATGCTCCGCCCGGAGAAACTCGGTGACGTGAAACAGGCCATCGCGGAAGTCGGTGCGCCCTCGATCACGGTGACGAACGTCTCCGGCCGCGGCTCCCAGCCCGCGAAGAAGGGCCAGTGGCGCGGCGAGGAGTACACCGTCGACCTGCACCAGAAGGTGAAAATCGAGTGCGTCGTCGCGGACGTGCCGGCCGAGGACGTGGCCGACGCCATCCGCGAGAGCGCCAACACTGGCGAACCCGGCGACGGCAAGATCTTCATCATGCCCGTCGACGACGCGATTCAGGTCCGCACGGGCAAGACGGGTCCGGACGCGGTCTGA
- the hemC gene encoding hydroxymethylbilane synthase has product MSTRGTIRLATRGSDLARRQTASVRDRLSARRLDVETVEVSTRGDEIRDELIHRLGKTGAFVRALDEQVLDGDVDAAVHSMKDMPTESPPELVVAGVPERAPAGDVLVTPDGAELDDLPEGAVVGTSSLRRGAQLRRARPDLQVEPLRGNVDTRLEKLLAPGLQREHQRRMDAEDEDEGEHPDNFDQPVEEWFDGLTELERQAMERAVETEYDAIVLAEAGLRRSGLLDSVETTRLPKDAFVPAPGQGAIAVTARGDAEATETIRNLVDDPVTRVETTVERTILAELGGGCIAPIGVYAVVQGEYVHVAVQVLSLDGTEAIERTADLPITDHADAAADLAADLRAEGAAELIDRAREEADEDEGEEADA; this is encoded by the coding sequence ATGAGCACGCGCGGGACGATACGGCTAGCGACGCGCGGGTCCGACCTCGCCAGACGGCAGACGGCGAGCGTCCGCGACCGCCTCTCCGCCCGACGCCTCGACGTCGAGACGGTCGAGGTGTCGACCCGCGGCGACGAGATTCGGGACGAACTCATTCACCGCCTCGGGAAGACGGGCGCGTTCGTTCGGGCGCTCGACGAACAGGTACTCGACGGCGACGTCGACGCCGCGGTCCACTCGATGAAGGACATGCCGACCGAGTCGCCGCCCGAGTTAGTGGTCGCGGGCGTTCCCGAACGCGCGCCAGCGGGCGACGTACTCGTGACGCCCGACGGCGCCGAACTGGACGACCTGCCGGAGGGCGCCGTCGTCGGCACCTCGTCGCTCCGACGGGGCGCGCAGTTGCGGCGGGCGCGACCCGACCTGCAGGTCGAACCCCTCCGGGGCAACGTCGACACCCGACTGGAGAAGTTGCTGGCGCCGGGACTCCAGCGCGAACACCAGCGGCGGATGGACGCCGAGGACGAGGACGAGGGAGAACATCCCGACAACTTCGACCAACCGGTCGAGGAGTGGTTCGACGGCCTGACCGAACTGGAGCGGCAGGCGATGGAGCGCGCGGTCGAGACGGAGTACGACGCCATCGTTCTCGCAGAGGCGGGGCTGCGGCGAAGCGGGTTGCTCGATAGCGTCGAGACGACGCGCCTCCCGAAAGACGCGTTCGTCCCCGCGCCGGGACAGGGCGCCATCGCGGTGACGGCCCGCGGGGACGCGGAGGCGACGGAGACGATCCGCAACCTCGTCGACGACCCCGTGACGCGCGTCGAGACGACCGTCGAGCGGACGATACTCGCGGAACTCGGCGGCGGCTGTATCGCCCCTATCGGCGTCTACGCCGTCGTGCAGGGTGAGTACGTCCACGTGGCGGTGCAGGTCCTCTCGCTCGACGGGACGGAGGCAATCGAGCGGACGGCCGACCTCCCGATCACGGATCACGCCGACGCGGCGGCCGACCTCGCAGCCGACCTGCGAGCGGAGGGGGCGGCGGAGTTGATCGATCGGGCGCGCGAGGAGGCGGACGAGGACGAGGGTGAGGAGGCCGACGCGTGA
- the hemB gene encoding porphobilinogen synthase — MHSTDRPRRLRRDGVRSLVSETELRATDLVAPVFVDATTDERVPIESMPGHERVPVDDAVARVEEVLETGVEAIILFGIPESKDAEGSRAWAENGVVQRATRAITAETDATVITDVCLCEYTDHGHCGVLEPDAREDPTLTVDNDATLDLLARTAVSQAEAGADMVAPSSMTDGMVGAIRTALDDAGFEDVAIMSYAAKYESAFYGPFRDAADGAPAFGDRRHYQMDPANGREALREVRLDVEQGADVLMVKPGLPYLDVVSAVRREFDRPVAAYNVSGEYAMLHAAAEKGWLDLDAVATESLLALKRAGADMIVTYFAEDVAPNC; from the coding sequence ATGCATTCGACCGACCGACCGCGCCGGCTCCGCCGCGACGGCGTGCGTTCGCTGGTCAGCGAGACCGAACTCCGCGCGACCGACCTCGTCGCCCCCGTGTTCGTCGACGCGACGACCGACGAACGCGTCCCAATCGAGTCGATGCCGGGCCACGAACGCGTCCCCGTCGACGACGCGGTGGCCCGCGTCGAGGAAGTGCTCGAGACGGGCGTCGAAGCCATCATCCTCTTCGGCATCCCCGAATCGAAAGACGCCGAGGGGTCACGCGCGTGGGCCGAGAACGGCGTCGTCCAGCGAGCGACCCGCGCCATCACCGCCGAGACGGACGCGACGGTCATCACCGACGTGTGTCTCTGCGAGTACACCGACCACGGGCACTGCGGGGTACTGGAACCGGACGCACGGGAGGACCCGACGCTGACCGTCGACAACGACGCGACGCTCGACCTGTTGGCGCGGACGGCCGTCTCGCAGGCGGAAGCCGGGGCGGATATGGTCGCCCCCTCCAGCATGACCGACGGGATGGTGGGCGCCATCCGGACCGCCCTCGACGACGCCGGCTTCGAGGACGTGGCGATCATGTCCTACGCCGCGAAATACGAGAGCGCGTTCTACGGCCCGTTCCGTGACGCCGCGGACGGCGCCCCAGCCTTCGGTGACCGCCGACACTACCAGATGGACCCCGCGAACGGCCGCGAAGCGCTCCGGGAGGTCCGCCTCGACGTGGAACAGGGCGCGGACGTGCTGATGGTGAAACCCGGCCTCCCCTACCTCGACGTGGTGAGCGCCGTCCGCCGGGAGTTCGACCGTCCCGTGGCGGCCTACAACGTCAGCGGCGAGTACGCGATGCTCCACGCCGCGGCGGAGAAAGGGTGGCTGGATCTGGACGCGGTAGCGACGGAATCGCTGCTCGCGCTCAAACGTGCCGGGGCCGACATGATCGTGACGTACTTCGCCGAAGACGTCGCGCCCAACTGCTGA
- the hemL gene encoding glutamate-1-semialdehyde 2,1-aminomutase — MSHDESRELYDRALSVLAGGVNSSVRASMPYPFFVERGDGAHVIDADGNRYLDYVMGYGPLLYGHDLPDSVEAAVQSHVSSGPMYGAPTEVEVDLAEFVARHVPSVEMIRFVNSGTEATVSAVRLARAYTGRDKIVVMQGGYHGAQESTLVEGGPEGAQPSSPGIPDSFAEHTLPVPFNDPETVTDVFEEHGDEIAAVLTEPILGNMGVVMPVDGFHETLRELCDEHGSLLIFDEVITGFRVGGLGCAQSEFGVTPDLTTLGKIVGGGFPVGAVGGRAEIVEHLTPGGDVFQSGTFSGHPVTMAAGLETLRYAAENDVYDHVNALGEQLRAGITDILEERAPEYTVVGTGSIFKTIFTRHGEGGEGRCEAGCRQRTDCPNYDACPKTGADVAAAETNRWERVFWQEMKERGIFLTANQFEAQFVSYAHTEEDIQRTLDAYQEAL, encoded by the coding sequence ATGAGCCACGACGAATCGCGGGAGCTGTACGACCGAGCACTGTCGGTGCTCGCCGGTGGCGTCAACTCGTCGGTGCGGGCGTCGATGCCGTACCCCTTCTTCGTCGAACGCGGCGACGGCGCGCACGTTATCGACGCCGACGGCAACCGCTATCTCGACTACGTGATGGGCTACGGTCCCCTGCTGTACGGCCACGACCTCCCCGACTCGGTGGAGGCGGCGGTCCAGTCACACGTCAGTTCCGGGCCGATGTACGGCGCGCCGACCGAGGTGGAAGTCGACCTCGCCGAGTTCGTCGCGCGACACGTCCCATCCGTCGAGATGATCCGCTTCGTCAACTCGGGGACGGAGGCGACCGTCTCGGCGGTCCGCCTCGCGAGGGCGTACACCGGCCGCGACAAGATCGTCGTCATGCAGGGCGGCTACCACGGTGCCCAGGAGTCGACACTCGTCGAAGGCGGACCGGAGGGCGCCCAGCCCTCCTCGCCCGGCATCCCCGACTCCTTCGCTGAGCACACCCTCCCCGTCCCGTTCAACGATCCCGAGACGGTGACCGACGTGTTCGAGGAACACGGCGACGAAATCGCGGCCGTCCTCACCGAACCCATCCTCGGCAACATGGGCGTCGTGATGCCCGTCGACGGCTTCCACGAGACGCTCCGCGAACTCTGTGACGAACACGGTTCGCTCCTGATCTTCGACGAGGTGATCACGGGCTTCCGCGTCGGCGGCCTCGGCTGTGCCCAGAGCGAGTTCGGCGTCACACCCGACCTGACGACGCTGGGGAAGATCGTCGGCGGTGGCTTCCCCGTCGGCGCCGTCGGCGGCCGGGCCGAAATCGTCGAACACCTCACCCCCGGCGGCGACGTGTTCCAGTCGGGCACCTTCTCGGGCCACCCGGTGACGATGGCCGCCGGCCTCGAAACCCTGCGCTACGCCGCCGAGAACGACGTGTACGACCACGTGAACGCGCTGGGCGAGCAACTGCGCGCGGGCATCACGGACATTCTGGAGGAGCGCGCGCCCGAGTACACCGTCGTCGGCACCGGGAGCATCTTCAAGACCATCTTCACCCGGCACGGCGAGGGCGGCGAGGGTCGCTGTGAGGCGGGCTGTCGCCAGCGCACGGACTGCCCGAACTACGACGCCTGTCCCAAGACGGGCGCGGACGTGGCCGCCGCCGAGACCAACCGCTGGGAACGCGTGTTCTGGCAGGAGATGAAAGAGCGCGGGATCTTCCTCACCGCCAACCAGTTCGAGGCGCAGTTCGTCAGCTACGCCCACACCGAAGAGGACATCCAGCGGACGCTGGACGCGTATCAGGAAGCGCTGTAG
- a CDS encoding DedA family protein has product MLSPLQVSQLPTTLRDLLAADYGLLVLLGVFVLEGAMLLYVVPSELVVPGALALLGGTLTNAVLIVAVAVVGATIGQYALFTVAKRAGRERLLQSRWFRVSDDALDRFEGWFDRWGPVVVPVSNTLLFTRGMVTVPAGLAGMDDRRFVVLSALGTLSFESILAGLYLWFGTVL; this is encoded by the coding sequence GTGCTCTCCCCGCTCCAGGTCTCGCAGCTACCCACCACGCTCCGGGATCTCCTCGCCGCCGACTACGGACTTCTCGTCCTCCTCGGCGTGTTCGTCCTCGAAGGGGCGATGTTGCTGTACGTCGTCCCGAGCGAACTCGTCGTCCCGGGAGCGCTCGCCCTCCTCGGCGGCACTCTCACGAACGCCGTGCTGATCGTCGCCGTCGCCGTCGTCGGCGCGACGATCGGCCAGTACGCGCTCTTCACGGTGGCCAAGCGGGCCGGCCGCGAGCGCCTGCTTCAGTCGCGGTGGTTCCGCGTCAGCGACGACGCCCTCGACCGGTTCGAGGGGTGGTTCGACCGGTGGGGACCGGTGGTCGTCCCGGTGAGCAACACGCTCCTGTTCACGCGTGGGATGGTGACGGTCCCCGCCGGTCTCGCCGGCATGGACGACCGCCGGTTCGTCGTCCTGTCGGCACTCGGCACGCTCTCGTTCGAGTCGATCCTCGCGGGCCTCTATCTCTGGTTCGGGACCGTATTGTAG
- a CDS encoding AbrB/MazE/SpoVT family DNA-binding domain-containing protein, protein MSSENVDSESKVSGNQANIPARIRRELDIDDGDTLRWHIEDDGTLRVRVVQQRSGTFSDFDGYDGEQETAVTTDHDAWGVDTE, encoded by the coding sequence ATGAGCAGTGAGAACGTCGACTCCGAGAGCAAAGTGTCGGGGAATCAAGCGAACATCCCCGCTCGCATCCGCCGGGAACTCGACATCGACGACGGCGACACGCTCCGCTGGCACATCGAGGACGACGGCACGCTCCGCGTCCGGGTCGTTCAGCAGCGAAGCGGCACGTTCAGCGACTTCGACGGCTACGACGGTGAGCAGGAGACCGCAGTCACGACCGACCACGACGCGTGGGGCGTCGACACGGAATAG
- a CDS encoding uroporphyrinogen-III synthase encodes MSASEDAPRVAVFRPDDDRLDAARSLLTDLGIEPVADPMLAVEPTGEHPQDADYVVFTSKTGAELVAGEWKPGDATVVAIGPKTADALESAGYAVDLVPDDYSSTGLVDLLADRTEGASVEVARSDHGSPVLLDGLRDASADVHETVLYRLVRPEGAGESAVLAAAGDLDAACFTSSLTVEHFLDAADERGIRSAAIVGLNAAVVGVIGEPTRETAESLGIEVDVVPAEATFEALARETVAALRER; translated from the coding sequence GTGAGCGCGAGCGAGGACGCCCCCCGCGTTGCCGTCTTCCGCCCCGACGACGACCGTCTCGACGCGGCCCGGTCGCTCTTGACGGACCTCGGCATCGAGCCAGTGGCAGATCCGATGCTCGCGGTCGAGCCGACGGGCGAGCACCCGCAGGACGCCGACTACGTCGTATTCACGAGCAAGACGGGTGCCGAACTCGTCGCGGGGGAGTGGAAACCCGGCGACGCGACGGTCGTCGCCATCGGGCCGAAGACGGCCGACGCCCTCGAATCGGCGGGCTACGCGGTCGATCTGGTTCCCGACGACTACTCTTCGACCGGGCTGGTCGATCTATTGGCCGACCGCACCGAGGGCGCGAGCGTCGAAGTAGCCCGGAGCGACCACGGCAGCCCGGTTCTGCTCGACGGCCTGCGGGACGCGAGTGCAGACGTGCACGAGACGGTTCTCTATCGTCTCGTCCGACCCGAGGGCGCGGGCGAGTCGGCCGTCCTCGCCGCGGCGGGCGACCTCGACGCCGCCTGTTTCACCTCCTCTCTGACGGTCGAACACTTCCTCGATGCGGCGGACGAGCGCGGCATCCGATCCGCAGCAATCGTGGGCCTGAACGCGGCCGTCGTCGGTGTCATCGGAGAGCCGACGCGGGAGACGGCGGAATCGCTGGGCATCGAGGTTGACGTGGTGCCCGCCGAGGCGACGTTCGAGGCGCTGGCCCGCGAGACGGTCGCCGCGCTACGCGAGCGGTAG
- a CDS encoding DUF6757 family protein → MNCHYCDREAAYAAEKEGIRVGLCESHFRERLEELAESDDLAALREKIDIDRTE, encoded by the coding sequence ATGAACTGCCACTACTGTGATCGCGAGGCCGCCTACGCCGCCGAGAAGGAGGGCATCCGCGTCGGCCTCTGCGAGAGCCACTTCCGCGAGCGTCTGGAGGAACTCGCGGAATCCGACGATCTTGCCGCCCTGCGCGAGAAGATCGATATCGACCGCACCGAGTAG
- a CDS encoding single-stranded-DNA-specific exonuclease RecJ, whose protein sequence is MDGPVPELAARAAACADRLRDADSVLLASHIDADGLTSAAVAATALERAGIPFDTVFEKQLDEPAIARIVATEHETVLFTDFGSGQLDVIVDYADAFTPVIADHHQPADAETDYHCNPLLEGLNGASELSGAGAAYCLARALGGDENRDLAALAVVGAVGDMQAGVDGLTGANEGIVAEGVDAGVLQEGTDLAMYGRQTRPLPKLLEYASDVRIPGITGDESGAVRFLSDLDADLRADGEWKRWVDLTADERQTVASALLKRAVASGVPASRVNDLIGTTYTLTAEEEGTELRDVSEFSTLLNATARYERADVGLAVCLGDRGAALDRARTLLRNHRKNLSEGLELVKSEGVTIEDHVQWFDAGTKIRETIVGIVAGMALGADGVRRDRPIVAFASVEPRSTESRPEADDEGEVKVSARGSHTLVRQGLDLSTVMREAARSVGGDGGGHDVAAGATIPAGEQAAFVAAADELVAAQLE, encoded by the coding sequence ATGGACGGACCCGTCCCCGAACTGGCCGCGCGGGCGGCGGCGTGTGCCGACCGCCTCCGCGACGCCGACTCGGTCCTGCTGGCCTCCCACATCGACGCCGACGGCCTGACGAGCGCCGCCGTCGCCGCGACGGCACTGGAGCGAGCGGGGATTCCCTTCGACACTGTCTTCGAGAAACAACTCGACGAGCCCGCTATCGCGCGTATCGTCGCGACGGAGCACGAGACGGTCCTCTTTACCGACTTCGGGAGCGGCCAACTCGACGTGATCGTCGACTACGCCGACGCCTTCACCCCCGTGATCGCGGACCATCACCAGCCAGCGGACGCGGAGACGGACTACCACTGCAACCCCCTGTTAGAGGGGCTGAACGGCGCGAGTGAACTCTCGGGTGCCGGGGCGGCGTACTGTCTCGCGCGGGCGCTTGGCGGGGACGAGAACCGCGACCTCGCGGCGCTCGCCGTCGTCGGCGCGGTGGGCGATATGCAGGCGGGCGTCGACGGCCTCACCGGCGCCAACGAGGGCATCGTGGCCGAGGGCGTCGACGCGGGCGTCCTACAGGAGGGGACGGATCTGGCGATGTACGGCCGGCAGACGCGTCCGCTCCCGAAACTGCTGGAGTACGCGAGCGACGTGCGGATTCCGGGGATCACGGGCGACGAATCCGGTGCTGTGCGCTTTCTCTCCGACCTCGACGCCGACCTCCGAGCGGACGGCGAGTGGAAGCGGTGGGTCGATCTGACCGCCGACGAACGGCAGACGGTGGCGAGCGCCCTCCTGAAGCGGGCGGTGGCGAGCGGCGTCCCCGCGAGTCGGGTAAACGACCTGATCGGGACGACCTACACCCTCACCGCCGAAGAGGAAGGGACGGAACTACGCGACGTGAGCGAGTTCTCGACGCTCCTGAACGCGACGGCACGGTACGAGCGCGCAGATGTCGGCCTCGCGGTGTGTCTGGGCGACCGCGGCGCGGCGCTGGATCGTGCCCGGACGCTCCTTCGCAACCACCGCAAGAACCTCTCGGAGGGGCTGGAACTCGTGAAATCGGAGGGCGTGACGATAGAGGATCACGTGCAGTGGTTCGACGCGGGGACGAAAATTCGGGAAACCATCGTCGGTATCGTGGCGGGGATGGCGCTGGGGGCGGACGGCGTCCGGCGGGACCGACCGATCGTCGCGTTCGCGAGCGTGGAGCCACGCTCCACGGAGAGTCGGCCGGAGGCCGACGACGAGGGAGAAGTGAAGGTGTCGGCCCGCGGGTCGCACACCCTCGTCCGACAGGGACTCGACCTCTCGACCGTCATGCGCGAGGCGGCGCGGTCGGTCGGCGGCGACGGCGGCGGGCACGACGTGGCCGCGGGGGCGACGATTCCCGCCGGCGAGCAGGCGGCGTTCGTCGCCGCGGCGGACGAACTCGTCGCGGCGCAGTTGGAGTAG
- a CDS encoding nitrilase-related carbon-nitrogen hydrolase produces the protein MSKIPTYNAVGLSPTVWGAEERSDIEKNLEHIHEALSAATWLSGLELPVKLAVLPEGALQGFTDEVFDMDHATYREEIAIDIPGPETETLGEYAKEFEVYLVASAKEKAPEYDEKFYNTAFVIDPDGDIVHTHRKVTPLLPVERSVSPHDVWDDWRENYGDDLDDIFPVVDTDIGRIGISLAIEGAYPEYVRGLAMNGAEVICRIACPEPLVANDSWEIQNRARALDNTCYVVAPNLGTYYVTPDAETPVDTFGGGSMVVDHRGQILAEHEYGAGSSYCAAPVDVEGLREHRTESPLTNWIKDLRTELIRPIYDREIYPKNLWLDRQPVDHETYAEEVTERQIEKMVEADIFVPPYHERADEG, from the coding sequence ATGTCGAAGATCCCGACGTACAACGCGGTCGGCCTCTCCCCGACGGTGTGGGGAGCCGAGGAGCGTAGCGACATCGAGAAGAATCTGGAGCACATCCACGAAGCCCTCTCCGCGGCCACGTGGCTCAGCGGCCTCGAACTCCCCGTCAAACTCGCCGTCCTCCCCGAGGGCGCCCTCCAGGGGTTCACCGACGAGGTGTTCGACATGGACCACGCCACGTACCGGGAGGAGATCGCCATCGACATTCCCGGCCCCGAGACCGAGACGCTCGGGGAGTACGCCAAGGAGTTCGAGGTGTACCTCGTCGCCTCCGCGAAGGAGAAGGCGCCGGAGTACGACGAGAAGTTCTACAACACCGCCTTCGTCATCGACCCCGACGGCGACATCGTCCACACGCACCGGAAGGTGACCCCCCTGTTGCCTGTGGAGCGCTCGGTTTCGCCTCACGACGTGTGGGACGACTGGCGGGAGAATTACGGCGACGACCTCGACGACATCTTCCCAGTCGTCGACACCGATATCGGCCGCATCGGCATCTCGCTCGCCATCGAGGGGGCCTACCCCGAGTACGTCCGCGGCCTCGCCATGAACGGCGCGGAGGTGATCTGCCGGATCGCGTGTCCCGAACCGCTGGTGGCGAACGATAGCTGGGAGATTCAGAACCGGGCGCGGGCGCTCGACAACACGTGTTACGTCGTCGCGCCGAACCTCGGCACCTACTACGTCACGCCCGACGCCGAGACGCCGGTCGACACCTTCGGCGGCGGGTCGATGGTCGTCGACCACCGGGGCCAGATCCTCGCGGAACACGAGTATGGCGCTGGCTCCTCCTACTGCGCTGCGCCCGTCGACGTGGAGGGCCTGCGCGAACACCGCACCGAGTCGCCGCTCACGAACTGGATCAAGGACCTCCGCACCGAACTCATCCGGCCCATCTACGACCGGGAGATCTACCCCAAAAATCTGTGGCTCGACCGCCAGCCGGTCGATCACGAGACGTACGCCGAGGAGGTGACGGAGCGACAGATCGAGAAGATGGTCGAGGCGGATATCTTCGTCCCGCCGTATCACGAGCGGGCAGACGAGGGGTGA